From a single Porites lutea chromosome 10, jaPorLute2.1, whole genome shotgun sequence genomic region:
- the LOC140949859 gene encoding coatomer subunit delta-like, translating into MVLLAAAICTKTGKAIVSRQFVEMTRSRIEGLLAAFPKLMNTGKQHTFVETESVRYVYQPLEKLYMLLITTKASNILEDLETLRLFSRVIPEYCKVMEESEVVENAFSLIFAFDEIVALGYRENVNLAQIRTFTEMDSHEEKVFRAVRQTQEREAKEEMKKKAKELQAARTAASKKGGRPHMPGFGGFGGGGRDSSVPVVNDIPIMDPTPPKPTHPTRTAGSGKAMKLGSKAKDVDSFVDKLRSEGTEVVSSKTKLTSVGKTTTAPSVQAGSVHVKVDEKITLTAGRDGGLQNMEVRGLVLLRIADAQFGKIRLSVENNDDRGFQMQTHPNIDKKLFNQESVIGLKQPNKPFPLNSDIGVLKWRLQSTDEALMPLSINCWPSENDGQCDVNIEYELLQENLQLNDVVISIPVPHGVGGPVVGEVDGEYHYDHKHSILEWQLPVIDSSNKSGSMEFSISGHPGDFFPVSVSFASTKSYCDLKIAEITSVDEEKPVRFTQEVGFSVEKYEIV; encoded by the exons ATG GTTCTCCTAGCTGCAGCAATATGCACCAAAACTGGAAAAG CcattgtatcacgtcagtttgTAGAAATGACGCGGTCGCGAATAGAGGGTCTTCTAGCTGCATTTCCGAAATTAATGAACACTGGTAAACAGCACACATTTGTGGAGACAGAAAGTGTGCGATATGTTTATCAACCTCTCGAGAAACTTTACATGCTGCTCATCACGACAAAAGCCAGTAATATTTTGGAGGATTTGGAAACACTGAGATTATTTTCCAGAGTG ATTCCTGAATATTGCAAAGTGATGGAAGAGTCTGAAGTTGTAGAGAATGCCTTTTCTCTAATCTTTGCTTTTGATGAAATTGTTGCCCTGGGATATCGTGAAAATGTCAATCTTGCACAAATCAGAACGTTTACAGAAATGGACAGTCATGAGGAAAAGGTGTTCCGTGCTGTGCGGCAG ACACAAGAGCGTGAGGCTAAGGAAGAGatgaaaaagaaagcaaaggagTTGCAAGCAGCAAGAACAGCTGCATCAAAAAAAGGAGGTCGTCCACACATGCCAGGATTTGGAGGGTTTGGTGGTGGAGGACGTGACTCAAGTGTACCAGTGGTTAATGACATTCCTATCATGGATCCCACTCCGCCCAAGCCGACACATCCAACTAG AACTGCTGGCAGTGGAAAGGCTATGAAACTAGGAAGCAAAGCAAAGGATGTGGACTCTTTCGTCGATAAGCTGAGATCAGAGGGAACAG AAGTTGTAAGTTCCAAGACAAAATTAACCTCAGTGGGAAAGACAACAACAGCACCCTCAGTACAAGCTGGAAG TGTTCATGTCAAGGTTGATGAGAAAATAACACTGACAGCAGGAAGGGATGGAGGGCTACAGAACATGGAAGTTCGAGGCCTGGTTCTTCTTAGAATAGCAGATGCACAATTTGGAAAAATACGTCTTAGTGTAGAAAATAATGACGACAGGGGATTTCAAATGCAG ACACACCCAAACATAGACAAGAAGTTGTTCAATCAAGAATCGGTGATAGGACTCAAACAGCCAAATAAACCTTTTCCACTTAATTCTGATATTGGTGTGCTGAAGTGGAGGTTGCAGAGTACAGATGAAGCACTAATGCCTTTATCAA TTAACTGCTGGCCTTCAGAAAATGATGGACAGTGTGATGTAAACATAGAATATGAACTTCTTCAAGAAAATCTGCAGCTCAATGATGTTGTCATTTCAATTCCTGTCCC GCATGGTGTTGGTGGACCAGTTGTGGGAGAAGTGGATGGTGAATACCACTACGATCATAAGCATTCTATTCTTGAGTGGCAGCTGCCTGTCATTGATTCATCCAATAAAAGTGGAAGCATGGAGTTCAGCATCTCAGGACATCCAGGAGACTTCTTCCCAGTCTCAGTGTCCTTCGCATCAACAAAATCATACTGCGACCTCAAG ATTGCAGAAATCACTTCAGTAGATGAAGAAAAGCCAGTTAGATTCACACAAGAAGTTGGTTTCTcagtagaaaaatatgaaattgtGTAA
- the LOC140951214 gene encoding neural cell adhesion molecule 2-like, with protein sequence MQGMHESFIIRTLLVLVSVYCIKTSDGAVSTHPNASHYIAEGEKTSINCTLKDEAFQGWFMNGERIPDDPSQRRHVKSDGNLWYSLNIRRVNRTDDGPYECRGETNKAQVMLYVEYRPVFISARSTNNTVYSSIGGNEEVTLTCVFDGFPVPRVRFNIFGEELKNIGITYAPGSASYRFLTKSQSDFGFYTCKGTNCRGSASHTIEVHERGVSEPPNNIRASSSCSSIDVKWDPAEKDGGSPVIGYYIELRHEGKTLKSEYLKTSLRKKTFKDLEVKTLYEVRMNSENAFGKGEWRMVSINTTEACSSQALSSSAGQFSMFFLWVGVIICHILRILLPNSTMI encoded by the exons ATGCAAGGGATGCATGAATCTTTTATAATCAGGACTTTACTGGTTCTTGTATCTGTCTACTGTATAAAGACTAGTG ACGGAGCTGTTTCTACGCATCCGAATGCAAGCCATTACATAGCAGAAGGCGAAAAAACAAGTATTAACTGCACTTTAAAGGACGAAGCGTTTCAAGGTTGGTTTATGAATGGCGAAAGAATACCCGATGATCCATCGCAAAGACGGCACGTGAAAAGTGACGGAAACCTGTGGTATAGTTTGAATATAAGGAGGGTGAATAGAACAGATGATGGGCCGTATGAATGCCGCGGAGAAACGAACAAAGCTCAAGTGATGTTATATGTAGAAT ACCGTCCTGTATTTATCAGCGCGAGGTCCACAAACAATACGGTGTACTCATCGATTGGTGGCAACGAAGAAGTCACTTTGACTTGCGTGTTTGATGGGTTCCCTGTTCCTCGCGTGCGATTCAACATATTTGGAGAAGAACTAAAAAACATCGGTATCACCTATGCTCCTGGTTCGGCATCATACAGGTTTTTGACAAAAAGTCAAAGTGATTTTGGATTTTACACGTGTAAAGGGACCAACTGCAGAGGAAGTGCCTCGCACACAATTGAAGTTCACGAGCGAG GCGTTTCCGAACCTCCAAACAACATCCGGGCATCGTCGAGTTGTAGCAGCATCGATGTAAAGTGGGATCCGGCTGAAAAAGATGGCGGAAGTCCGGTGATCGGATACTATATTGAACTTAGGCATGAAGGGAAAACATTAAAATCAGAGTACCTTAAGACCTCACTTCGTAAAAAGACCTTCAAAGACCTAGAGGTTAAAACTTTGTATGAAGTACGAATGAACTCTGAAAACGCCTTCGGGAAAGGAGAGTGGAGAATGGTTTCCATCAACACTACTGAGGCAT GTTCTTCGCAAGCTTTGTCCTCATCAGCGGGCCagttttcaatgtttttcttGTGGGTCGGCGTGATAATTTGTCATATTCTTCGGATATTGCTACCTAACAGCACAATGATATGA